In the Pontibacillus yanchengensis genome, one interval contains:
- the serS gene encoding serine--tRNA ligase produces MLDLKYLRTNFQEVKEKLKKRGEDLTDLDKFEELDERRRELISETEELKAKRNEVSKQISAMKKEKKDADHLITEMREVGERIKLLDAQLKEVEEQLETLLLSIPNIPHESVPVGEDEEDNVVAREWGEQKVFDFEPKAHWDIADQLDILDFERASKVTGSRFVFYKKLGARLERALLSFMMDLHSDGHGYEEMLTPQMVNRSSMTGTGQLPKFEEDAFKIEDWDYFLVPTAEVPVTNYHREEILSADDLPRRYVAYSANFRSEAGSAGRDTRGLIRQHQFNKVELVQFVKPEESYDVLEQLTGHAEKVLQLLELPYRVMSMCTGDLGFTAAKKYDIEVWLPSYETYREISSCSNFEDFQARRAGIRFRREQQGKPEFVHTLNGSGLALGRTVAAILENYQQEDGTVLVPEVLRPYMGGKEVIK; encoded by the coding sequence ATGTTAGATTTAAAGTATTTACGTACGAACTTTCAAGAGGTGAAAGAAAAATTAAAGAAACGAGGCGAGGATTTAACGGATTTAGATAAGTTTGAAGAGTTAGATGAACGCCGTCGTGAATTGATTAGTGAAACGGAAGAGTTAAAAGCGAAGCGGAATGAAGTGTCTAAACAAATCTCTGCTATGAAGAAAGAGAAAAAGGATGCTGATCATCTTATTACAGAGATGCGTGAAGTTGGGGAACGAATTAAGTTGTTAGATGCGCAACTGAAAGAGGTAGAGGAACAGTTAGAAACATTGCTTCTTTCCATCCCAAATATTCCTCATGAGAGTGTTCCTGTTGGGGAAGATGAGGAGGATAATGTGGTAGCTCGTGAGTGGGGAGAACAAAAGGTATTTGATTTTGAACCTAAAGCTCATTGGGATATTGCAGACCAACTGGATATATTAGATTTTGAACGAGCTTCAAAGGTAACTGGTAGCCGTTTTGTATTCTATAAAAAGCTAGGCGCGCGTTTAGAACGTGCCCTATTAAGCTTTATGATGGACCTTCACTCTGATGGGCATGGTTATGAAGAAATGCTAACCCCTCAAATGGTTAATCGCAGCAGTATGACAGGTACAGGTCAGCTTCCTAAATTTGAAGAAGACGCTTTTAAAATTGAGGACTGGGACTACTTCCTTGTTCCAACAGCTGAAGTACCTGTAACCAACTACCACCGTGAAGAAATTCTATCAGCTGATGACCTACCAAGAAGGTATGTGGCCTACAGCGCTAACTTCCGCTCTGAAGCAGGATCAGCTGGGCGCGATACACGTGGTTTGATTCGTCAGCATCAATTTAACAAAGTCGAGCTTGTTCAGTTTGTGAAGCCCGAAGAATCTTATGATGTTCTTGAGCAACTAACTGGTCATGCAGAAAAGGTATTGCAGCTATTAGAGCTACCTTATCGCGTGATGAGCATGTGTACAGGAGATTTAGGTTTCACTGCTGCGAAAAAGTATGATATCGAAGTATGGTTGCCAAGTTATGAAACGTATCGTGAAATTTCTTCTTGCTCTAACTTTGAAGATTTCCAGGCTCGTCGAGCAGGCATTCGCTTCCGTCGTGAACAACAAGGAAAGCCAGAGTTTGTGCATACACTAAATGGCTCTGGATTAGCTCTAGGTCGTACCGTGGCTGCCATCCTAGAGAATTATCAACAAGAAGATGGTACTGTCCTTGTACCAGAGGTATTACGTCCATATATGGGTGGAAAAGAAGTAATAAAATAA
- the aldA gene encoding aldehyde dehydrogenase has protein sequence METHQLYINGEYVQSTGNELLDIVNPSTEEVISRTPKGTEEDVNRAVEAAYHAQKEWEQTPAIKRGEAVRAMGDKIEEKRDTFIELLQQEQGKDYELASGEVDLAIDYFRYMSEWARRIEGEIVPSDRPNENIWIYKKPIGVVAGIVPWNFPVFILARKVATSLVTGCSIVLKPSQQTPNTAAEFTKIIDSMDLPAGVYNYITGTGRTIGNALASHEKVHMVTMTGSVGAGTKVMEAAAQNITKVNLELGGKAPAIVTKNANLETAIESIKQSRLANNGQACTNAERVYVHEDLKDELTKRLKEEFEQLTIDNPLQNHNADVGPLVSEDRLQEVEEMVNKAVQEGANIVTGGKRADKQNGYFFEPTILTNVTQDMNVIQEEIFGPVIPITTFQTLDEAIEKGNDTDYGLSSSVYTDDLNEAMRIVNELKFGETFVNRENFEAVQGYHQGIRKSGLGGADGKHGMEDFLVTQTVYMEYKTTKQ, from the coding sequence ATGGAAACACATCAATTATATATAAACGGAGAATATGTTCAATCAACCGGTAATGAATTACTAGATATCGTAAACCCTTCAACGGAAGAAGTGATTTCTCGTACACCAAAAGGTACGGAGGAAGATGTGAATCGCGCTGTGGAAGCGGCCTATCATGCACAAAAGGAATGGGAGCAAACGCCAGCCATTAAACGTGGTGAAGCGGTTCGTGCAATGGGGGATAAGATTGAGGAAAAAAGAGATACATTCATAGAATTATTGCAACAAGAACAAGGAAAAGACTATGAGCTTGCCAGTGGCGAGGTAGACTTGGCGATTGACTACTTCCGCTACATGTCTGAATGGGCACGTCGTATCGAAGGAGAGATTGTGCCAAGTGATCGACCGAATGAAAACATATGGATTTACAAAAAGCCCATTGGTGTTGTAGCTGGAATTGTTCCATGGAACTTCCCGGTGTTTATTTTAGCGCGTAAGGTAGCTACTTCACTTGTGACAGGTTGTTCCATTGTATTGAAGCCAAGTCAGCAAACGCCAAATACGGCAGCTGAATTCACGAAAATTATTGATAGTATGGATTTACCAGCTGGCGTGTACAACTACATTACAGGTACGGGCAGAACGATTGGAAATGCATTAGCTTCTCATGAAAAAGTGCATATGGTAACGATGACGGGAAGTGTTGGAGCAGGAACGAAGGTGATGGAAGCAGCTGCCCAAAACATTACTAAAGTGAATCTTGAGTTAGGTGGTAAAGCTCCTGCCATTGTGACAAAGAATGCTAATTTAGAAACAGCAATTGAAAGTATCAAGCAATCTCGCCTAGCAAATAATGGACAAGCCTGCACAAATGCTGAACGAGTATATGTCCATGAAGATTTAAAGGATGAACTAACCAAACGCTTGAAAGAAGAGTTCGAACAACTGACAATTGATAATCCTCTTCAAAATCATAATGCAGACGTTGGTCCACTTGTGAGTGAAGATCGACTTCAAGAAGTGGAAGAGATGGTTAACAAGGCAGTTCAAGAAGGAGCTAATATAGTAACAGGCGGTAAGCGTGCAGATAAGCAAAACGGTTATTTCTTTGAGCCTACCATTCTCACCAATGTGACGCAGGATATGAATGTCATCCAAGAAGAAATTTTTGGACCGGTTATTCCAATCACAACATTCCAAACATTAGATGAAGCGATTGAAAAAGGAAATGATACCGATTATGGACTATCAAGTTCTGTCTATACAGATGACTTAAACGAAGCAATGCGGATTGTGAATGAATTGAAATTCGGTGAGACATTCGTCAATCGCGAGAACTTTGAAGCAGTCCAAGGATATCACCAAGGAATTCGTAAATCCGGATTAGGTGGTGCAGATGGCAAGCATGGTATGGAAGACTTCCTTGTCACGCAAACCGTTTACATGGAATATAAAACAACCAAACAATAA
- a CDS encoding lysine N(6)-hydroxylase/L-ornithine N(5)-oxygenase family protein: MEKTFYDFVGIGIGPFNLSLAALADKQDQIEGVFFDQTFKMQWHPGMLIQGTDLQVPFMADLVTFADPTSPYTFLNYLHKNNRIYPFFYFQKLEVPRPEYNDYLKWVADKLPSLFFGQKVIDVKEIELGNEEKGYLLDVQDQQTGNIKQYKSRHIVIGTGSKPSVLPGAEKLPQEDIVHTSRYLYEKESILRSNHVTVIGSGQSAAEIVDDLLSEQDDHHYKISWFTRSAGIFQLDTAKLPQELFSPEYVDYFNSLTYEQRMNTLPKLDKLQNGVDPSTLSDIYDWLYHKSVAGKQLDVTIQPLTELTDIKPLEHTYMLELHQWQEDETIHFETDKLILATGYKPNIPKWLKERFGAKIVWEGNEHYKLTRDCEIVFHDDRQHKIFATTDIEHSHATGDNNLGLAVDRNMRMINTMAGKTVYPQSNSTIFQQFTMKRD, encoded by the coding sequence ATGGAAAAGACCTTTTATGATTTCGTGGGTATAGGCATTGGCCCTTTTAACCTTAGTTTAGCAGCGTTAGCAGATAAACAAGACCAGATAGAGGGTGTTTTCTTTGACCAAACATTTAAGATGCAATGGCATCCAGGTATGTTGATTCAAGGAACGGATCTTCAAGTACCGTTTATGGCTGATTTGGTTACGTTTGCGGACCCTACAAGCCCTTATACGTTTTTGAACTATTTACATAAAAACAATCGAATCTACCCGTTTTTTTACTTTCAAAAGTTAGAAGTTCCAAGGCCGGAATATAATGATTATTTGAAGTGGGTGGCAGACAAGTTACCTTCTTTATTTTTTGGACAAAAAGTTATCGACGTGAAAGAAATCGAGCTAGGTAATGAGGAAAAGGGATACCTCCTCGATGTTCAAGACCAACAAACAGGAAATATAAAACAATACAAAAGTAGACATATTGTGATTGGGACTGGAAGTAAGCCATCTGTCCTTCCCGGAGCAGAAAAGTTACCGCAAGAAGATATTGTTCACACGAGTCGTTATTTATATGAAAAGGAATCCATTTTACGCTCTAACCATGTAACAGTTATTGGATCGGGTCAGAGTGCAGCAGAAATCGTCGATGATCTACTCTCTGAACAAGACGACCACCACTATAAGATAAGCTGGTTCACAAGATCTGCAGGTATTTTTCAACTCGATACGGCGAAGCTGCCTCAAGAATTATTCTCACCTGAATATGTTGATTATTTTAACTCGTTGACCTATGAACAGCGCATGAATACATTGCCTAAGCTGGATAAGCTCCAAAATGGCGTGGATCCTTCCACCTTAAGTGATATATATGATTGGTTGTACCATAAATCTGTTGCAGGCAAACAACTCGATGTCACCATTCAACCACTAACAGAATTAACGGATATCAAGCCACTCGAGCATACTTACATGCTAGAACTACATCAATGGCAAGAAGATGAAACCATTCATTTTGAGACAGATAAACTTATTCTGGCAACGGGGTATAAGCCAAATATTCCTAAGTGGTTAAAAGAGCGCTTTGGGGCCAAAATCGTTTGGGAGGGGAATGAACATTATAAGCTGACACGTGATTGTGAAATTGTTTTTCATGATGATCGACAGCATAAGATTTTTGCTACCACAGATATTGAGCATTCTCATGCAACTGGTGATAATAACTTAGGATTAGCTGTAGATCGAAATATGCGAATGATTAATACGATGGCTGGCAAAACGGTTTATCCTCAATCCAATAGTACGATTTTTCAGCAGTTTACTATGAAGAGGGACTAA
- the acsA gene encoding acetate--CoA ligase: MNMQRIEVKEGNFNLKDYQEAYKQFDWEDVKKEFSWSETGKVNIAYEAVDRHAENPNKADQDALIYSAPDREEHVTFSQLKKSSNQFANVLSSHGIEKGDRVFLFMPRSPEFYSAFFGILKVGAIAGPLFEAFMEQAVRDRLEDSEATMLITTPELLERVPYSELPHLKQIVLVGDDPKTNEEGFIDFHKEMSQASESFGIEWVDLEDGMLLHYTSGSTGKPKGVYHVHNAMLQHYQTTKWVLDVKEDDVYWCTADPGWVTGTSYGIFGPWLNGVTNVIVGGRFSPENWYKAIQDHGVTVWYSAPTAFRKLMSAGEEAVKPYDISKLRHIASVGEPLNPEVIAWGLDAFKLRIHDTWWMTETGAQLICNYPAMEMKPGSMGKPFPGIVASIIDNEGNELPPNQMGNLAIKAPWPSMMRAIWERPEKFESYFLNGWYISGDSAYYDEEGYFWFQGRLDDVINTSGERVGPFEVESKLIEHEAVAEAGVIGKPDPERGEIIKAFITLNEGYQESEELLEDIRQFVKKGLSAHAAPRELEVKDKIPKTRSGKIMRRLLKSWELGLPTGDLSTLDE, encoded by the coding sequence ATGAACATGCAACGTATTGAAGTGAAGGAAGGAAATTTTAATCTGAAAGACTACCAGGAAGCTTATAAACAATTTGATTGGGAAGATGTGAAAAAGGAATTCAGTTGGTCTGAGACAGGAAAGGTTAACATAGCGTATGAAGCTGTCGACCGTCATGCTGAAAATCCTAATAAGGCAGATCAGGATGCATTAATCTACTCGGCTCCTGACCGTGAAGAGCACGTAACATTTTCTCAGTTAAAGAAATCAAGTAACCAATTTGCTAACGTATTAAGCAGTCATGGTATTGAAAAAGGGGATCGTGTTTTCCTTTTCATGCCACGTAGTCCTGAATTCTATTCAGCGTTCTTTGGTATCCTCAAGGTAGGTGCAATTGCAGGGCCATTATTTGAGGCATTTATGGAGCAAGCTGTTCGAGACCGTCTAGAGGATAGTGAAGCAACGATGCTGATTACGACTCCTGAACTGCTTGAACGTGTTCCTTACTCAGAATTACCACATTTAAAACAAATCGTTTTAGTCGGTGATGACCCTAAAACGAATGAAGAGGGTTTCATTGACTTTCATAAAGAAATGAGTCAAGCAAGTGAAAGTTTCGGTATAGAATGGGTAGATTTAGAGGATGGAATGTTACTTCATTACACTTCTGGTTCTACTGGAAAGCCTAAGGGAGTATATCATGTTCATAATGCTATGCTTCAGCACTATCAAACGACAAAATGGGTGCTGGATGTAAAGGAAGATGATGTGTACTGGTGTACTGCTGATCCAGGCTGGGTTACAGGAACAAGCTATGGAATCTTTGGTCCATGGTTAAATGGTGTAACGAACGTAATCGTTGGAGGTCGTTTTAGCCCAGAAAATTGGTACAAAGCCATACAGGATCATGGGGTAACGGTTTGGTATTCTGCACCGACAGCGTTTCGTAAATTAATGAGCGCAGGGGAAGAGGCCGTAAAACCATATGATATTTCCAAGCTTCGCCATATTGCAAGTGTCGGGGAACCACTAAATCCTGAAGTTATTGCTTGGGGACTAGATGCCTTCAAACTACGCATTCATGATACATGGTGGATGACAGAAACGGGGGCTCAGCTCATTTGTAACTATCCAGCTATGGAAATGAAGCCTGGTTCTATGGGCAAACCATTCCCTGGTATTGTTGCTTCTATTATTGATAATGAGGGAAATGAACTTCCTCCAAACCAAATGGGCAATTTGGCGATTAAAGCTCCATGGCCTTCTATGATGAGAGCAATTTGGGAGCGCCCAGAAAAATTCGAGAGCTATTTCTTGAACGGTTGGTACATTTCTGGAGACAGTGCCTATTACGACGAAGAAGGTTATTTCTGGTTCCAGGGGCGTTTAGATGATGTTATTAATACATCTGGTGAACGTGTTGGACCATTTGAAGTAGAAAGTAAATTGATTGAACACGAAGCGGTTGCTGAGGCTGGTGTTATTGGTAAGCCAGATCCGGAGCGCGGTGAAATTATTAAAGCTTTCATCACCTTAAACGAAGGGTATCAAGAATCTGAAGAACTTCTAGAAGATATCCGTCAATTCGTGAAGAAAGGTCTAAGTGCTCACGCAGCCCCACGCGAATTAGAAGTGAAGGATAAGATTCCGAAAACCCGAAGCGGTAAAATCATGCGCCGTCTATTAAAATCCTGGGAACTAGGATTACCGACAGGGGATTTATCTACATTAGATGAATAG
- a CDS encoding deoxynucleoside kinase: MGQTPFIAVEGPIGVGKTSLAKKLASQFQYTLLKEIVEENPFLGKFYDDIEEWSFQTEMFFLCNRYKQLEDIENKYLANHQAVVSDYHISKNLIFAERTLKQHQFNKYVQIYDILTNDMPRPNMIIYLHASLDTLLDRIRMRGREVEQNIQESYLKQLAEDYELFMEKFEREHPDVPVIRFNGDNLDFIKHQDDLDYMIETIQNHFEKGEVIK; this comes from the coding sequence ATGGGACAAACGCCTTTTATCGCAGTAGAAGGACCTATTGGTGTAGGAAAAACATCCCTAGCGAAAAAACTTGCCTCCCAATTTCAATATACCTTATTAAAAGAAATCGTGGAGGAGAACCCGTTTCTCGGTAAGTTTTATGATGATATTGAAGAGTGGAGTTTTCAAACGGAAATGTTTTTCCTTTGCAATCGATACAAGCAGCTTGAGGATATCGAGAATAAATATTTAGCCAATCACCAGGCTGTTGTTTCTGATTATCATATTTCGAAAAACTTAATTTTTGCTGAACGTACCTTAAAGCAGCATCAATTTAATAAGTACGTCCAAATTTATGATATTTTGACAAACGACATGCCTCGTCCAAATATGATTATTTATTTACATGCCAGCTTGGACACACTACTTGATCGTATTCGTATGCGCGGTCGAGAAGTCGAGCAAAATATTCAAGAGAGCTACCTAAAACAACTTGCTGAAGACTATGAATTGTTTATGGAGAAATTTGAGCGTGAGCATCCAGATGTTCCTGTTATTCGATTTAACGGAGATAACTTGGATTTCATCAAACATCAAGATGATTTGGATTATATGATTGAAACGATACAGAACCATTTTGAAAAAGGGGAAGTTATAAAATGA
- the queF gene encoding preQ(1) synthase, with protein MAGRKDEDLTDVTLLGNQGTTYSFDYNPDVLETFDNQHPNRDYFVKFNCPEFTTLCPKTGQPDFATLYISYIPDIKMVESKSLKLYLFSFRNHGGFHEDAVNVIMNDLIELMDPRYIEVWGKFTPRGGISIDPYCNYGKPDTKFERMAENRLMNHDMYPETIDNR; from the coding sequence ATGGCAGGAAGAAAAGATGAAGACCTAACGGATGTAACACTTCTTGGGAATCAAGGCACCACATATAGCTTTGATTATAACCCAGATGTTCTCGAAACATTTGATAACCAGCACCCAAATCGTGATTACTTTGTGAAATTCAACTGTCCAGAATTTACGACGCTATGCCCAAAAACAGGACAACCTGATTTTGCAACCCTATATATTAGCTACATTCCAGATATCAAAATGGTGGAAAGCAAATCACTCAAATTATATTTATTTAGCTTCCGCAACCATGGTGGCTTTCATGAAGATGCCGTGAACGTCATTATGAATGATCTGATTGAATTAATGGACCCACGCTACATTGAAGTATGGGGCAAATTCACACCACGTGGTGGTATTTCCATTGATCCGTATTGTAATTACGGAAAACCAGACACGAAATTTGAACGTATGGCTGAAAATCGTTTAATGAATCATGATATGTATCCAGAAACAATTGATAACCGTTAA
- the pdxT gene encoding pyridoxal 5'-phosphate synthase glutaminase subunit PdxT yields MIKIGVLGLQGAVREHIRSIEANGVEGIVVKRTEQLDELDGLIIPGGESTTMRRLIDKYHFFEPLKQFAEAGKPIFGTCAGLILLATRIQGQDSNHLALMDMTVERNAFGRQRESFEVELDISGVADGYEAVFIRAPYIVDVGEGTNVLATYQSKIVAAQQGNFLACAFHPELTDDHRLTGHFVKMVEESKKSLASS; encoded by the coding sequence ATGATTAAAATAGGTGTATTAGGCTTACAAGGTGCTGTACGAGAGCATATTCGCTCAATCGAAGCGAATGGCGTGGAAGGCATTGTTGTAAAGCGTACAGAACAGTTAGATGAGTTGGATGGTCTTATTATTCCTGGCGGGGAGAGCACGACGATGCGCCGCCTTATAGACAAATATCATTTCTTTGAGCCATTAAAACAATTTGCTGAAGCTGGAAAGCCGATATTTGGAACGTGTGCTGGATTAATCTTACTTGCTACACGGATTCAAGGGCAGGACAGCAATCATTTAGCTCTTATGGATATGACAGTGGAACGAAATGCTTTTGGCCGTCAACGGGAAAGCTTTGAAGTAGAGTTAGACATTTCTGGTGTAGCTGATGGATATGAAGCGGTATTCATTCGTGCTCCATACATTGTTGATGTAGGTGAAGGAACCAATGTTTTAGCAACCTATCAGAGCAAAATCGTGGCCGCTCAACAGGGCAACTTCTTAGCATGTGCATTCCATCCAGAACTAACTGATGATCACCGTTTAACAGGCCATTTTGTTAAAATGGTAGAAGAATCCAAGAAATCACTTGCTTCTTCCTAA
- a CDS encoding queuosine precursor transporter: MLMYLNALFVGLLILSNILGVKLFSVGGFVLPAAVIVYVVTYLITDVIGEVYGKEAASKTVKAGFVTQVIAMLFILVAIALPSAPFFEQQAEFQSILGGSFRVMLASLASYLVSQHTDVAIFHKLKQKHGTNKLWLRNNVSTMTSQLLDTVVFISIAFYGTIPMSALLAMIGTQYAFKWMVAIIDTPIAYALVKWGRKEQINSTTMQPEANSFS; the protein is encoded by the coding sequence ATGTTAATGTATTTAAATGCCTTATTTGTTGGTTTACTGATTTTATCGAACATTTTAGGTGTGAAATTATTTAGTGTGGGAGGCTTTGTGCTTCCTGCAGCCGTTATTGTTTATGTTGTAACGTACCTTATAACAGACGTGATTGGCGAAGTTTATGGCAAAGAGGCAGCTAGTAAAACCGTAAAAGCTGGGTTTGTAACCCAGGTTATTGCTATGCTATTTATTTTAGTTGCGATTGCTCTGCCATCAGCTCCATTTTTTGAACAACAAGCAGAATTTCAATCCATTTTAGGTGGGAGTTTTCGTGTGATGCTGGCGAGCCTAGCATCTTATCTTGTAAGTCAACACACCGACGTAGCAATTTTTCATAAATTAAAACAAAAGCATGGAACCAATAAACTATGGCTTCGTAATAATGTATCCACCATGACTAGTCAACTTCTAGATACAGTCGTATTTATTTCCATCGCATTTTACGGAACGATTCCAATGTCAGCATTGCTTGCGATGATTGGAACTCAATATGCGTTTAAATGGATGGTAGCCATTATCGATACACCAATCGCATATGCCCTAGTGAAATGGGGACGAAAAGAACAAATCAACTCTACTACCATGCAACCGGAAGCCAACTCCTTTTCGTAG
- the hmpA gene encoding NO-inducible flavohemoprotein — MSTQTANQLDQRTIDIVKSTVPVLAEHGEAITKRFYQLLFENHPELKHVFNQANQKMDKQPKALANAVYAAAQYIDQLEVILPAVKQIAHKHRSLNIKPEQYPIVGENLLAAIKDVLGDAATDDIIEAWGKAYTVIADVFIQVEQDMYQEVAHKNGGWLDYRDFKITHKIQESDVITSFYLSPVDQGTLPDYKAGQYITIKVNIPGSDYTQLRQYSLSDAPGKPYFRISVKREDEQNDKPAGVVSNYLHHSINVGDTLPISAPAGDFTLQESDQPLVLISGGVGLTPLVSMLHDSLQKQPDRPVYFIHAAQNGSVHAMKEHLTNLQEEYVNAQVYTCYSNPTVEDQQTNYHQLEGFVNLPWLQSILPSNEAAFYFCGPEGFMKNVNQMLTEWQVSPESINYEFFGPQGSLEVS, encoded by the coding sequence ATGAGTACCCAAACCGCAAATCAGTTAGATCAAAGGACAATTGATATTGTAAAATCCACCGTTCCTGTACTAGCTGAACACGGCGAAGCTATTACGAAACGTTTTTACCAATTACTCTTTGAAAACCATCCAGAACTGAAGCATGTCTTCAATCAGGCAAATCAAAAAATGGATAAACAACCAAAAGCACTAGCAAACGCAGTATATGCTGCTGCTCAATATATTGATCAACTAGAAGTCATCCTTCCAGCTGTTAAACAAATCGCCCATAAGCATCGCAGCTTAAATATTAAGCCTGAGCAATATCCTATTGTTGGAGAGAATTTACTAGCAGCGATTAAAGATGTCCTGGGGGATGCAGCTACAGATGACATCATAGAAGCTTGGGGAAAAGCGTACACGGTCATTGCAGACGTATTTATACAAGTCGAACAAGACATGTACCAAGAAGTTGCTCATAAAAATGGTGGTTGGCTTGACTATAGAGACTTTAAGATTACACATAAGATCCAAGAAAGTGATGTTATCACATCTTTCTATCTATCTCCTGTAGATCAAGGAACACTACCAGATTATAAAGCTGGACAATACATCACCATCAAAGTAAATATTCCCGGTTCTGATTACACTCAATTACGTCAATATAGTCTTTCAGATGCACCAGGTAAACCTTATTTCCGCATTAGTGTGAAACGCGAAGATGAACAAAACGATAAACCTGCAGGTGTCGTTTCAAATTATCTTCATCACTCTATTAACGTAGGGGACACTCTCCCGATCAGTGCTCCTGCCGGTGACTTTACATTGCAAGAAAGCGATCAACCGCTTGTACTTATTAGTGGAGGAGTTGGGCTTACTCCATTAGTGAGCATGTTACATGATTCTCTACAAAAACAGCCTGATCGACCTGTTTACTTTATACATGCCGCACAAAATGGTAGCGTTCATGCGATGAAAGAACATCTAACGAACCTTCAAGAAGAATACGTAAATGCGCAAGTTTACACATGCTATTCCAATCCAACAGTTGAAGATCAACAAACAAACTACCACCAATTAGAAGGCTTTGTGAATCTCCCTTGGCTACAGTCCATTCTTCCATCAAACGAAGCAGCATTTTATTTTTGTGGACCTGAGGGTTTTATGAAAAATGTAAACCAAATGCTAACAGAATGGCAGGTATCTCCTGAGTCTATCAACTATGAATTCTTTGGACCTCAGGGCAGTTTAGAAGTTTCGTAG
- a CDS encoding Rrf2 family transcriptional regulator — MRLKKYTDYALRVMVYVGSTEEGGLSSIKEISNVFNISQNHLSKVVFQLGKLELVDTVRGRGGGIRLSKKPEDINIGYVVRKMEEDFILVDCFDGGSDQCVISPSCKLKHALNDALRAFLGVLDQYTLGDLLSNPNELRALMDMK; from the coding sequence ATGCGTCTGAAAAAATATACAGATTATGCCCTTAGAGTTATGGTTTATGTTGGTTCAACTGAAGAAGGAGGGCTTTCTTCCATTAAAGAAATATCTAATGTATTTAATATATCTCAAAATCATTTGAGTAAAGTTGTATTTCAATTAGGGAAATTGGAATTAGTTGATACCGTGCGTGGTAGAGGCGGTGGAATCCGCTTGTCAAAGAAACCAGAGGATATAAATATTGGATATGTAGTTCGAAAAATGGAAGAAGACTTTATACTAGTGGACTGTTTTGATGGAGGTTCGGATCAATGTGTCATTAGCCCTTCATGTAAATTAAAGCATGCATTAAACGATGCATTAAGGGCTTTTCTTGGTGTTCTTGATCAATATACACTAGGAGATCTATTATCCAATCCAAACGAATTGCGAGCTCTGATGGACATGAAGTAA
- a CDS encoding deoxynucleoside kinase — MSRRDQYGIPHDSVITIAGTVGVGKSTMTNALANALQFRTSFEKVEKNPYLDKFYNDFERWSFHLQVYFLAERFKEQKKIFEYGGGFIQDRSIYEDTGIFAKMHYEKGTMNEVDYNTYTNLFDAMVMTPYFPHPDLLIYLEGSFDDIYDRIKERGRPMEQQTPMEYWEEMYNRYENWIDNFNACPVLRLNIADYDVLNDEESIEPILEKIGHFIQQSRKWRSRQLT, encoded by the coding sequence ATGAGCCGAAGAGATCAGTACGGTATCCCGCACGATTCTGTTATTACGATTGCTGGGACAGTAGGTGTCGGAAAGTCTACGATGACAAATGCACTAGCGAATGCATTACAATTTCGTACCTCCTTTGAAAAAGTCGAAAAAAACCCTTATTTAGATAAATTCTACAATGACTTCGAACGTTGGAGTTTTCATTTACAAGTCTATTTCCTAGCAGAACGTTTCAAAGAACAAAAGAAAATCTTTGAATACGGTGGAGGATTCATTCAAGACCGTTCCATATATGAAGATACTGGTATTTTTGCGAAAATGCATTATGAAAAAGGTACGATGAATGAAGTTGATTATAACACGTACACGAATCTATTCGATGCCATGGTCATGACCCCCTATTTTCCGCATCCGGACTTATTAATTTATCTTGAAGGGTCATTTGACGACATTTATGACCGTATCAAGGAACGCGGTCGTCCAATGGAACAACAAACACCAATGGAATACTGGGAAGAGATGTACAATCGTTATGAGAACTGGATTGATAACTTTAACGCTTGTCCTGTGCTTCGTCTAAATATTGCCGATTACGACGTACTCAATGATGAAGAATCCATTGAGCCCATTCTAGAAAAAATCGGCCATTTCATCCAACAATCCCGCAAATGGAGATCTCGTCAACTAACGTAA